The genomic segment AGCAACGTCATACGGCGTGCTCCAGATCGCGGGACCTGCCGTCGCGTACGACGACCTCGCGGTCCGAGTAGGCGGCGACCCGCACCTCGTGCGTGACGAGGACGACGGCCGCGTTGGCGGACCGGGCGGCCTCGGTGAGGAGTTCCATCACCCGTTCGCCGTTGAGGGAGTCGAGGGCGCCGGTCGGCTCGTCCGCGAAGATCACCCTCGGTGAGGAGACCAGCGCGCGGGCTACGGCGACCCGCTGGCCCTGGCCGCCGGAGACCTGACCGGGGCGCTTGTCGCCCAGGGTGTCGACCTCCAGTCGCTCCATCCAGTGCAGGGCGGTGCGCTCGGCGTCCTTGCGCTTGGCACCGTTCAGCCGGAGCGGCAGGGCGACGTTCTCCACACAGGTCAGCTCCGGTACGAGCCGGCCGAACTGGAAGACGAAGCCGAACTCGCTGCGGCGCAGTGCGCTGCGTTCGGCCTCGGACATCGCGGAGAGTTCACGGCCCGCGTA from the Streptomyces sp. AM 4-1-1 genome contains:
- a CDS encoding ABC transporter ATP-binding protein gives rise to the protein MTPAGSLLSAHDLRKTYGATPALDGAGFSIHAGEVVAVMGPSGSGKSTLLHCLAGIVTPDSGTVTYAGRELSAMSEAERSALRRSEFGFVFQFGRLVPELTCVENVALPLRLNGAKRKDAERTALHWMERLEVDTLGDKRPGQVSGGQGQRVAVARALVSSPRVIFADEPTGALDSLNGERVMELLTEAARSANAAVVLVTHEVRVAAYSDREVVVRDGRSRDLEHAV